A section of the Actinomycetota bacterium genome encodes:
- a CDS encoding long-chain fatty acid--CoA ligase produces MDGLVMDTPLLLWGFIERARRLYPERTVVSRTRTGTDRVTYAELAHRSKRLAAALRSLGIEGGDRVATFAWNHHRHLEAYTAIPGMGAVCHTLNVRLFADQLAYIVRHAEDRVVLIDAELVDMWLPFADRVPSVEAYVVMGEGGEALRETGLPVHDYEELLAGADPIGEWPTFPESRAAFMCYTSGTTGDPKGVVHSHRAMYLHTLVHGLTDVHGIREADVVMPIVPMFHANAWGIPLSATMVGASMVLPGPAPSPSDIVHLMREEEVTFAAAVPTVWQGVLEVATPDDLRSLRRIGCGGSAVPPAMISAYEERFGVPIQQGYGMTETGPLASRAHVKSHLERTLPPPELLELRASQGLLVPGLDMRVVDHAGAEVPWDGRTPGEIRLRGPWIASGYYGEEPFPDGWLHTGDVAVVHPEGYIRIVDRTKDLVKSGGEWISSVELENTIMAHPDVAEAAVVGVPHPRWQERPVAFVVARPGAALSEEGVLDHLRPRVARWWLPDRVEFVSEIPKTSVGKFDKKTLRARLS; encoded by the coding sequence ATGGACGGGCTCGTCATGGACACCCCGCTGCTCCTGTGGGGGTTCATCGAGCGGGCCCGCCGTCTCTACCCGGAGCGGACCGTCGTCTCCCGCACCCGGACCGGCACCGACCGGGTGACGTACGCGGAGCTCGCCCACCGCTCGAAGCGCCTCGCCGCCGCCCTCCGGTCGCTGGGCATCGAGGGGGGCGACCGCGTCGCTACCTTCGCCTGGAACCACCACCGCCACCTCGAGGCCTACACGGCCATCCCGGGGATGGGCGCCGTCTGCCACACGCTGAACGTGCGGCTGTTCGCCGACCAGCTCGCCTACATCGTCCGGCACGCCGAGGACCGGGTCGTGCTGATCGACGCGGAGCTGGTGGACATGTGGCTCCCGTTCGCCGACCGGGTCCCGTCCGTGGAGGCCTACGTGGTGATGGGGGAGGGCGGGGAGGCCCTGCGGGAGACCGGTCTCCCCGTCCACGACTACGAGGAGCTCCTGGCAGGTGCGGACCCGATCGGGGAGTGGCCCACCTTCCCCGAGAGCCGGGCCGCCTTCATGTGCTACACGTCCGGCACGACGGGGGACCCGAAGGGGGTCGTCCATTCTCATCGCGCGATGTACCTGCACACGCTCGTGCACGGGTTGACCGACGTGCACGGGATACGGGAGGCGGACGTGGTGATGCCGATCGTCCCGATGTTCCACGCCAACGCCTGGGGGATCCCCCTCTCGGCGACGATGGTGGGCGCTTCGATGGTGCTGCCCGGTCCGGCCCCCAGCCCCAGCGACATCGTGCACCTCATGAGGGAGGAAGAGGTGACGTTCGCCGCCGCCGTCCCGACCGTGTGGCAGGGGGTCCTGGAGGTGGCCACCCCCGACGACCTGCGGTCGCTCCGGCGGATCGGGTGCGGGGGCTCGGCCGTCCCGCCGGCGATGATCTCCGCCTACGAGGAACGCTTCGGGGTCCCGATCCAGCAGGGGTACGGGATGACCGAGACGGGACCGCTCGCGTCGCGAGCCCACGTGAAATCCCACCTGGAGCGGACGCTGCCGCCCCCCGAGCTGCTGGAGCTCCGGGCCAGCCAGGGGCTCCTCGTGCCCGGTCTCGACATGCGGGTCGTCGACCACGCGGGGGCCGAGGTTCCGTGGGACGGACGCACGCCGGGTGAGATCCGGCTGCGCGGGCCGTGGATCGCGTCGGGCTACTACGGGGAGGAGCCGTTCCCGGACGGCTGGCTGCACACGGGAGACGTCGCGGTGGTGCATCCCGAGGGCTACATACGGATAGTCGACCGGACGAAGGACCTCGTGAAGTCGGGCGGGGAGTGGATCAGCTCCGTCGAGCTCGAGAACACGATCATGGCGCACCCGGACGTGGCCGAGGCAGCCGTGGTCGGCGTGCCGCACCCCCGGTGGCAGGAGCGTCCGGTCGCGTTCGTGGTGGCGCGTCCGGGGGCCGCCCTGTCCGAGGAGGGGGTCCTGGACCACCTCCGTCCCCGTGTGGCCCGCTGGTGGCTGCCCGACCGCGTCGAGTTCGTATCCGAGATCCCGAAGACGAGCGTCGGCAAGTTCGACAAGAAGACGCTGCGGGCCCGCCTGTCCTGA
- the rfbC gene encoding dTDP-4-dehydrorhamnose 3,5-epimerase, with translation MAQVRRSDLIDGVLIVELASHADERGRFVETFRQEWLGDAPAMVQGNRSDSRRGVLRGLHYHLRQADYWYAPAGRILVAMHDLRASSPSRGVSQTLEIGEGAELGVYIPPGIAHGFQALTDATLTYLVDNYYDASDERGLAWDDPTAAIAWPLPDPLLSDRDKQNPKLAEIPPDLIPA, from the coding sequence GTGGCCCAGGTGCGACGAAGCGACCTGATCGACGGCGTCCTGATCGTCGAGCTCGCCTCCCACGCCGACGAGCGGGGGCGGTTCGTCGAGACCTTCCGGCAGGAGTGGCTGGGCGACGCGCCGGCCATGGTGCAGGGGAACCGCTCCGACTCGCGGCGCGGCGTCCTGCGCGGGCTGCACTACCACCTGCGCCAGGCCGACTACTGGTACGCGCCCGCCGGCCGCATCCTCGTCGCGATGCACGATCTGCGGGCCTCGTCGCCCAGTCGCGGCGTGAGCCAGACGCTGGAGATCGGGGAGGGAGCCGAGCTGGGCGTGTACATCCCACCCGGGATCGCCCACGGCTTCCAGGCCCTCACCGATGCCACCCTGACCTACCTCGTCGACAACTATTACGACGCGAGCGACGAGAGGGGGCTGGCCTGGGACGACCCGACGGCCGCGATCGCCTGGCCCCTTCCCGACCCCCTGCTCTCGGATCGCGACAAGCAGAACCCGAAGCTCGCGGAGATCCCACCCGACCTGATTCCCGCGTGA
- a CDS encoding AAA family ATPase: MDNAADLRALLVSRHPLIFAKAPDEPRLMSMLRSEAQALRLPVWTWSAARGLARDGNRAQPNTRELAGALGFAEGVPAPVLFVLCDAHHALGEPAAVRKLKELSQEGTAGRTFVVTSAEAPIPQDLRGVALSWELRPPGPQELTDLVRRTLQDLGARGVEVRIDEAGVEGLVRSLRGLSTGEAEHLIQRAALDGSVDDADLRTMPSRKAELFAGDGILELIEADAGTLDEVGGLEGLKSWLSLRGRALEPEARGFGLDPPRGVLLTGVPGCGKSFVAKTLARTWGLPLLLLDPGRLYGPYIGESEQRLASALRSAEAMAPAVLWVDEIEKGFAAGGRADSGVSERVRATFLRWMQDRPDGIFVVATANDVAALPPEFTRKGRFDEIFFVDLPTAAEREQILRLHVSKRKRDPDRLDLAALAGSADGFSGAELEAAVVAALYRAYAEGTDLTTEAIAEELARTVPLSRARAEDVAALRAWGAERAVPAGA; encoded by the coding sequence GTGGACAACGCGGCCGACCTCCGGGCCCTGCTCGTCTCCCGGCACCCGCTGATCTTCGCGAAGGCGCCCGACGAGCCGCGTCTGATGTCCATGCTGCGCAGCGAGGCCCAGGCGCTGCGGCTCCCGGTCTGGACATGGTCCGCGGCCCGAGGTCTCGCCCGGGACGGGAACCGCGCGCAGCCGAACACCCGGGAGCTGGCTGGGGCGCTCGGGTTCGCCGAGGGGGTGCCGGCTCCCGTGCTGTTCGTCCTGTGCGACGCCCACCACGCCCTCGGAGAGCCGGCCGCCGTACGCAAGCTGAAGGAGCTCTCCCAGGAGGGGACCGCCGGCAGGACCTTCGTGGTGACCAGCGCAGAGGCTCCCATCCCGCAGGACCTCAGGGGGGTGGCCCTGAGCTGGGAGCTGCGGCCCCCGGGCCCCCAGGAGCTGACCGACCTCGTCCGTCGCACCCTGCAGGACCTCGGCGCCCGGGGGGTCGAGGTCCGTATCGACGAGGCGGGAGTCGAAGGGCTGGTCCGCTCCCTGCGGGGGCTCTCCACGGGGGAAGCCGAGCACCTGATCCAACGCGCCGCCCTGGACGGGTCGGTCGACGACGCGGACCTCCGCACGATGCCGTCCCGGAAGGCGGAGCTCTTCGCGGGGGACGGCATCCTCGAGCTGATCGAGGCGGACGCGGGCACGCTGGACGAGGTGGGCGGGCTCGAGGGGCTGAAGTCCTGGCTGTCGCTGCGCGGGCGCGCCCTGGAGCCGGAGGCGCGGGGGTTCGGGCTCGACCCTCCGCGTGGGGTCCTGCTCACGGGGGTCCCGGGGTGCGGGAAGTCGTTCGTGGCGAAGACGCTGGCGCGCACGTGGGGCCTCCCTCTGCTCCTGCTCGACCCCGGACGGCTCTACGGGCCCTACATCGGCGAGTCGGAGCAACGCCTCGCCTCCGCGCTGCGCAGCGCCGAGGCCATGGCGCCCGCCGTGCTGTGGGTGGACGAGATCGAGAAGGGGTTCGCCGCCGGCGGACGAGCCGACTCCGGGGTCAGCGAGAGGGTCCGGGCCACGTTCCTGCGGTGGATGCAGGACCGTCCAGACGGGATCTTCGTCGTCGCTACCGCCAACGACGTGGCTGCCCTCCCGCCCGAGTTCACGCGCAAGGGGCGCTTCGACGAGATCTTCTTCGTCGACCTCCCCACCGCCGCGGAACGCGAGCAGATCCTGCGGCTCCACGTATCGAAGCGGAAGCGGGATCCGGACCGCCTCGACCTGGCCGCGCTCGCCGGGTCTGCGGACGGGTTCTCAGGCGCCGAGCTCGAGGCCGCGGTGGTGGCCGCTCTCTATCGGGCGTACGCGGAGGGAACCGACCTGACGACCGAGGCGATCGCGGAGGAGCTCGCCCGCACCGTCCCCCTCTCGAGGGCGCGAGCGGAGGACGTGGCCGCCCTGCGAGCGTGGGGAGCCGAGCGCGCCGTTCCCGCCGGCGCGTGA
- a CDS encoding DUF2087 domain-containing protein, which yields MTPLPPLTVEVDCSGARHRLTWADGRLILDDHDLEAEEVATRLGGSAPYCLRVREAVAAPDLDLLALLGDPDTNPRRRGLEQQLTAPVHVPSPRFSASGVHRRAHVRSRALVEREQKLRDTWALPAPARHRIVMEKLIAGGADEGVVDVLRQMDAGERALDRDAFRAIARAIPKPPPPADDDERVLERFFEGDVLVEIPSNHTKRLLVLRRLLDDIAPGREYPEKELNEVLRVRHPDFAALRRYMVDEGLLARESGIYRRTDG from the coding sequence GTGACGCCCCTCCCTCCGCTGACCGTGGAGGTGGACTGCTCGGGGGCCCGTCACCGGCTGACCTGGGCCGACGGTCGGCTGATCCTCGACGACCACGACCTCGAGGCTGAGGAGGTCGCGACCCGGCTCGGGGGCTCCGCTCCGTACTGCCTGCGTGTCCGGGAGGCCGTGGCAGCACCCGATCTCGACCTCCTCGCCCTGCTCGGCGACCCAGACACGAACCCTAGGCGCCGCGGCCTCGAGCAGCAGCTCACCGCTCCGGTGCACGTGCCGTCGCCGAGGTTCTCCGCGTCGGGGGTCCATCGACGCGCCCATGTGCGCAGCCGGGCCCTCGTCGAACGTGAACAGAAGCTCCGGGACACCTGGGCGCTCCCGGCACCCGCTCGACACAGGATCGTGATGGAGAAGCTCATCGCCGGGGGGGCCGACGAAGGCGTGGTGGACGTACTGCGCCAGATGGACGCGGGCGAGCGGGCCCTCGACCGGGACGCGTTCCGGGCCATCGCGAGGGCCATCCCGAAGCCCCCGCCTCCGGCCGACGACGATGAGCGGGTGCTCGAGCGGTTCTTCGAAGGCGACGTCCTGGTCGAGATCCCCTCGAACCACACGAAGCGCCTGCTCGTCCTGCGTCGCCTCCTCGACGACATCGCGCCCGGACGGGAGTACCCCGAGAAGGAGCTGAACGAGGTGCTGCGGGTCCGGCACCCGGACTTCGCCGCCCTTCGCCGCTACATGGTCGACGAGGGACTGCTCGCCCGGGAGTCGGGGATCTACCGCCGCACGGACGGCTGA